AAATTTCCGCACGTTTCCGGCAAGGTAGAGCGAACCTGCGATAAGCACTGAAAAAACGCCGTTTTTCGAGCTTACGGCATACTCTATCGCATCAAAATTATCCTCAATAAATACGGTATCTTTTTTATACATTTTCGCCGTTTTATAAATTTCTTCAAAGCTTGTCTGGCGCACGCTCGGCACGCTTGTAATTATAAGTTCATCCGAAATTCTGCATATTTCTTCAAGCGATTTTTCATAATCTTTTTCGTTGAGCATACCAAAAACGGCAACAATTTTTTTACCGCGCAAAACGGATTTTGCAGTATCGCAAAGCTTTAAAACTCCGTCATAATTGTGCGCACCGTCGATTATAAAATCGGGCTTGTCCGCTCCTTTTTCAAAAATTTCAAATCTGCAAATCCATCGTGCATTTTCAAGTCCGCGCCTGATATTTTCCTCGCTTATGCCAAACTTGTCTTTTATACATTCCGCAATGTCAAGCGCCAAAACCGCATTGTAAATCTGGTGGACACCGCAGAGATTTATTTTTAAATTTTTGTAAATTCCATAGTCAAAAACGCTGACAATTCCGCTTTTGATTATATTTAATTTTTGGTGATTTACAAGATGTGAATTGGTATTTTTGACCGTTTCATGCACTACTTTTTCCGCGTCTTTATCAAGCATTTTATACACCGCAACACGCGAATTTTGCTTTATAATTCCGCACTTTTCGGCGGCGATTTTTTCGATTGTGTCACCGAGATATTTTGTGTGGTCAAAACTTATTGAGCAAACCGCGCACACAAGCGGATTTTTGACAACGTTGGTGCAGTCGAGCCGTCCGCCGAGTCCGACTTCAAGCACAACAACATCACACTTTTGATCGGCAAAATACAAAAATGCCGCGGCGGTGATTACCTCAAATTCAATGGGAAAATAATCGCCCTCCGACTTTAAAACGTCAACCGCACTGCGCACAGTGCCGACGCACCGCTCCAAATCTTCGTCCGAAATATTTTGATTGTTAATTTTTATACGTTCGTTGAAAACCTCGATAAACGGCGACGTGAAAAGTCCCGTCATACAGCCCGACTCAATCAAAATCTGCGACACAAAAGCCGACACCGAGCCTTTTCCGTTTGTGCCTGCAATATGCACAAATTTAAGCTTGTCCTGCGGATTTCCGAGCTTTTCAAGAAGCCTCGTTATGTTGTCAAGTCCCGATTTTTTGCCGAATTTGCTCAAGGAATGAATGTATTTT
The window above is part of the Qingrenia yutianensis genome. Proteins encoded here:
- a CDS encoding bifunctional folylpolyglutamate synthase/dihydrofolate synthase; its protein translation is MTNAEKYIHSLSKFGKKSGLDNITRLLEKLGNPQDKLKFVHIAGTNGKGSVSAFVSQILIESGCMTGLFTSPFIEVFNERIKINNQNISDEDLERCVGTVRSAVDVLKSEGDYFPIEFEVITAAAFLYFADQKCDVVVLEVGLGGRLDCTNVVKNPLVCAVCSISFDHTKYLGDTIEKIAAEKCGIIKQNSRVAVYKMLDKDAEKVVHETVKNTNSHLVNHQKLNIIKSGIVSVFDYGIYKNLKINLCGVHQIYNAVLALDIAECIKDKFGISEENIRRGLENARWICRFEIFEKGADKPDFIIDGAHNYDGVLKLCDTAKSVLRGKKIVAVFGMLNEKDYEKSLEEICRISDELIITSVPSVRQTSFEEIYKTAKMYKKDTVFIEDNFDAIEYAVSSKNGVFSVLIAGSLYLAGNVRKFVENF